Within Sorghum bicolor cultivar BTx623 chromosome 2, Sorghum_bicolor_NCBIv3, whole genome shotgun sequence, the genomic segment catttccatgtgattgtgaggggtcttgtaccttccccggcggagagccgaaaggtaactctagtaaagtactcgtgtcattgagctacctcacttgtgggtaggttcttgtggtgtcctagtgaggacgaggttcgtgctacacctcttagccaccgaaccaccaagtgttggtcgacacaacggggacgtagcgtgccggcaagcacgtgaacctcgggagaaaaatcttgtgtctccattgtgtttgttgattggatttctcccggtgattgaacttcataatattgtgattggttcatcccctctacgcggtggtataaagatcaaacactctctcttactttcttgcaaactagagtagcttacttcttgtatagaaactttaggtagctctctagtgtaagtagagacttagttcttgtgtgcatagtgatcatagcaactagaaattgttgggtaggtggcttgcaaacacccctttagagctagagcaaaaagcttcgctttgttatttactaacctcttgctctagtgtttttgtagaatttttaaataggctattcacccccctctagccatattaggacctttcaatcagGCTCGTTACATTCAAGTTTGCAAAAACTATTATAATAAAGCTCTCACGTCAGGTGCCCAAAATCAATATCATGGCATCATCACTAACTATACATGAAACCTGGGAATTTAACAATAGAGCATTTAGTCAGCTTCCAATTCCACGGTATGATGACAATGAAATTCAATTGGAGACAACAGTTATCCAATACCAGTACATGATCAGAACCAAATTAGCAGTAGGCAACATCTAATACTCTAATCCAATATGGGAGTTTGTCTTTCTTCATCAGCCATCTCAAGTAAGGaaatttttcttcttctcatgagaCTAATTTGGTAACAACACTCCTCAAATtgcatatataaaaatattgcaTTACATGTATTCTTCCTAATATCTTCCTAGAAATTAGTTGTGATCTTGTTTTACAAATTAGTTGAGTGCTCATCTAACCTGATAGCATTTTACAAAAACAAAGTAATGAAATAAGCTCTACCATATTGTTTTAGGAATCTACATCTGGACCTATACATATGTGCAGAATAGAGCCGCTTCCATGAGAAAAAAAATTGTTGGCCTATTTCTTGTTCAACTGAATTTCAACAAAAGTATATGGACAGAATGACATGATCTCGAATCCTGAGATAATTTGGGTTGTGCTTTACTCACCAGCTAATGCTCTTCCAAACGCCCTTGAAAACGCCGGCACTGCCCTTAGCCTCCTACACCCGGTAAGGACTTGTATACTGATATTATTTTTGTCAATTGGAAATAAACCAGAATTCAAATATTCCTATTTGAGTAGTGTTAAGCTTTAGATTGGCAATTGAGACTCCAGTTACagcttcagaaaaaaaaaaagaaaaaaaagccaATCGCATTATGACTGTGAATTgaattttctcagttctggaacgATTTGCCTCCTCAAACACGGCAGAAGCTCCTCTCATTGGATAATTAAGTAATCTCTCATTGAACAAGCACACAAGAATCTCTACTAACCCTTCCTTCCCCTGTCACCTACCTCATGTGCCCAATCCAGGTagtgcaaaaaaaaaactaattactttATGGCTATGAATTGAAAATTTTGTGTTTAATATTTTTCTCGACAAATCGAGATAAAGAAAGTGGAGATCAAACCTAGGATCTTACTATTACAATAAAAAATACTATAATTACTCACCAGGTATAGTTGAGATAAATATTTGATATATAGCACAGGTATAACTGAGACATATTTGATGGCACAAGAAACAGAACTTTAGATTTAAATAATATAAATTTATGATGATAAATAATAATTAACAAGAAACATCTACTATATGAAAGATGTGTCCAGTAGGTTATGACGTGATTAAAGAATATAGTTACTAAATCACATAGGAAACCGAACATTCAAAGAGAATCGGTTTTGAATAATCTGTCATTGTCACATGCCTACACAAGCCTAAACGGAGATGGATGAGATGCAAGTATAGGGAATACATCATGGgattgattggctcaccgatggAGACTGACCGGTGGCCTGCGGCCTATCGCACCTCCACTGCTGCCGTTGCACCCTGCCGAAAAAGCACCGTGTAGATCCAACCTTAAAGACACCGGATCCGGCCACCAAGGCACCGGATCTAGCCGACGAAGCCATTGCTACCAAGGATAGCAGCTGTGACCCGAGGGTATAGAGAGGCCGCCGCTGCGTTCCTTGCGCCTGCACAAGCCTCACGAAGGAGCGATCCAGCAGTGGTGAGGTGGAGGAGGGAGAGAGTCGACGGCGCTGAGATTGGGGCGCCGCCCGTGCCTCTCGCTTGTGGACGACGTGAGGtcaacatttttttttcttttttcggaGGGAGGAGGAACGAGTAGGGATCGAACCCTGGTTGTTGTGATCATGAGACCCGCGCGAGCGTGGGCATGGGTGAGATGACGCGAGGATgtgtaaggtcgtgatcatacttctaatctggGCCATATAATCTGTAGGACATGTGTtgtgagtcgttgatcttgcATGTCGAATTTGCCTAAAGAAGATTTCAACTATAGCTATGACCATAGATTAAACAAattataaatataaattaagAATGATGAAAATAAATGACAAATAGAGAAATGAAAATACCAAATTGCCCCTTATCTCTTCATCTCCATCTTTCTGGTGAGTGGTGAGTACTGAGTTAGTTAGTGACACGTGAGCTCTCAACTCTCACATTtctcgtctctctctctctctctctctctctctctcttatatATCCTCTCCATCTGATctgcactctctctctctctctctctttgatTTGTCTTTCCCCGCGTTGGAAGAAACATGTGCTCAGCCCAGCACACCATGCATGGAGCAGCGCGGCTGGTGTTCTCCCAGGTGGGATGGAGCGTTTAGGCTGGCAGCGCGGCGGCGCTCGACCCGGTGCGCCCAGGAGCAGGTGGCAAGGAGCGTGGTGCCACGACACCTAGTCCTGCACAGCAATGAGCACCGCAACGTCACAAGCCGGTGGAGCGCATGCGCATTCGTAGTTGATCCCGAGCAATCGGGCTTAGAGTACTACTAAAAAAATCTTTTACGACGCGTTTTGAAATGGGTCTCGAAGACGGATAGAAATATGAATCGCCTCGGGATTAACTGAGGCAGTCGCTTTTTATTAACCGCGATGGTGACAATGAACCAACTCGCAAAATCAATTTACGAAAGTGGTTATAAAATAGCCGCCTCCTAAAATATATTAATGGAGGCAGACCTTATAAGAGGCTCGCCTCCAAAAAATACTCCTATTTTCGGAGGCGGACCTCCTAACTTGCCCACCTCAGAAAAAGGGCCAAAGCCCAAACAGGCCCATACTGATGCTCGATAGGTGCTCAAGTATAAATTTCTAACCTAGAATTTCACTCAGAACTCACCCTCTCTTTCTCAAACAGCGCTAGCCCCTCCCTCTTGTGCCCGAGCAACAGCGCCTCCCCTCCCCCTCCTTAATATAAAACTATGTGCAAGCTGATAATGTTTGCAGCTGAATATTCACTTATGTATTTTCTGTTTAGGTGACACACTTTTAGACATTGCAAAATCAACTCCTAACAAGCTGAGAAAAAGTTATAAAATGATATAATTTGCATGAACATGTATGCATAGATCTAGGAGTCAAGCCGGTTCGTCGTCAACGAGCAGGGGTGCTCAAGCATCAACTTGCCGGTTCGCACCCATAGGTGCCCACAGGATGGTTGGGGATGGCCTGAGGGCGCCGGGCCACGCGCACGTGCGTCCCGAGCAGGGGCGGCGCCGGCAGTTGACGCATCAGCCAACGAGGTCGTGCTGCGAGACTCTGAGACGTGACCCGTGACGATGGTGGTGAATCCGGCGGCAGCTGCTGGTTGGACGGCACTTGCTCgtcgagcggcggcggcggcggcggcggcgtctgcACCCATCGCGTCTGGTCACCGGCGCGGACGTGGCTAGCTCTCCGACGGCGAGGTGCACGCAGGCATGGGCGAGCGGACGGCCGGCAAAGAGCTGCGGCCCGTGATGTCGGTTACGTTTAATCGGGTGGAAGATCCAAACCGACCCGCATTGGACGGATCAGATCGCACGAGCGCTGGATCCAACGGTCAGTGGGCTAGCGGGTGACGTGGACCTACTGTTGGTGCAGGATTCGTTTACAGAGATTGGGCTTCGTTTAGTTGACTCAAAAACCAAATACTTTTTAtaatttccgtcacatcgaattttgcggcatatgtatgaggcactaaatataaataaaaaaataaaaactagctACACAGTTTACcacgagatgaatattttaaacttagttagttcataattagacgataattattaaataaaaacaaaaatgctagcaTACTTAAAACTCACAAATTTCGGAACTCAAAGGCCTTGCATCTCACGTAGGTATTCCCTTTTTTCCATGGGCATCGCTGAGCTGATGTCAGGCCTTTTTTTAGTTCCGTTTTTTTTTGGttaggtactgtagtattttcatattatttaacagttattgtctaattatagattaactattgacaattattattcaattatagactaactagactcaaaggattcatctcgcgatttacagataaattgtgcaattagtttttgttttcgtctatatttaatactttatacatatgccgcaagattcgatgtgacgatgactcttaaaagtttttggtttttagctgAATATAAACAAAGACTTAACAGAGCCAGGCCGTGTGCCATATGTGCTAGGACTGACGTCCCTAGTCTATAACAGATTAGATTACATTTTATTGTGGAGTTACTCCGTCGTCGAGCCGCCGCCGCTTGAGCAATCCCTCGtaaggccttatttacttcctcactcattttgtaaaataactaacattcttcgtcacatcaaatcttactgtatgtatatggagtattaaatataaataaaaaataaattatattgTTCGTCCGTAATTcgtaagacaaatcttttaagcctagttagtctatagttagacaacaattattaaatacaaaataatattttacaaaatttttcaccaactaaacaagactctGGATCCCTGTACAAACTGGTTTTGGCGTGTGATCCGGAGAGGAGCCTgatattaggccagtctcaatagaGAGTTTCATGTTCCAGTTTCCAACCCATTTGATTTTGAAAATAGTGCAGAAAAGTTTCATAGAGATGAATCTCTCTCGGTTcacatgaaactcttatcatctctcattttattaatacggtgtcacatcagcatatttaatgtctaTGAAACTCTGATGAAATCGTATTGAGACTGACCCGGTTcacatgaaactcttatcatctctcattttattaatacggtgtcacatcaacatatttaatgtCTATGAAACTCTGATGAAAtcgcattgagactgaccttaagGCCTCTTTAGCACATACTCCATCCCATTGAAAGTGATGTTTTGGACTGTGTCATCTTGTTTGACCATTtgttgtattcaaaatttttgtataaatattatatattttttataacttATTTTGTCATTAGAATACTTTaatatgatttatttattttataatttgtaaaaaaaatattaaataaaacaAATGGTCAAACATGGTACTAAAAAGTCAAAAATATCACTCTTAAAGGGATGGAGCAAGTATCCTTTTGGCTCATGCTTCCACCTGCCACTTCACTGTTAAGCGCTAGAGCCAAATTTCTCAATCTTCTGCCTCCCTCCCTCTCACAGAGGGAGTAGGAGGGAGTAGAAGCCAGTGAAGCTAATGCCTTttttagtttcaattttttttagcaaaatgaaCACTGCagtacttttgtttatatttgacaaatattgtctaatcatggattaactaggccaAAAAactttcatctcacaaattacaggtgaactatgtaattagttattatttatatttatattcaatactccatgtatgcatctaaagattcgatgtgatagagaatttgaaaaattatgcaatttttttttggaaactaaataaggcctaagaaACAAATCTACTACGTTAGTTCAGAGCACGTACAAACCTTCAGATGGACAGGATGAATGAAATAAGTTATTTCCATCGAGCTTACACCGATGGAGATTCGTAATTATCGAAATTGATCCGATCATCATACTCTGCAGCTCTTCAAGAGAAACGAGTCCAACTCCAGCTTCACTATTCATCGATCCCAATGCTGCCGTGGCAATAGAAACACGTTTCCAGATTCCAGAACGTAGAGTGATGAGAAAAAACAAGCATAGAAACACATTTCCAGATGCAGAGTGGTGAGAAAAGAAAACCACACATTTCCAGAACGCAGTCTCATAAAAAAAAAAACCGATCATAGGATCAACGGTCCAGTCCTGGTCTACGTGGGGAGGACAGAGCAGAGAATAGTCATTCAGCAGAGTGCACAGACACAGCAAGCTTGTCGTGTCCGCAGGCTTTCCACGAAGGAATGGGGCCACGAAGACATCGGTAAAGTCTAGCACGACCCAAGGTGGTCCTCTGAGAGAATGACATCGTCGTCGCCAGGGACTCCTTTTGAAAAATGGTGGCATACGCGCGACTTAAAGCCCTAATAATTCAGCATTAACCCTTTCGCCCTAATGGCCCCTGTCTTGTTTCCCTGCAAGTTTTTAGGTGAGTCTTTTGTAAGTTCTTTTCTTTCCTTGGCTGTTAGCAGCCTGCTAACTTTGTTgtaaccttcttctttggtAATTAATTTATTTCACCGGGGAGCTTTGCTCCACCGTtctcttaaaaaaaaaaatcagcattAACCCATTGCCTTTGTCCCTGCTGTGCCATCACCATCAATCCCCTGTAGAATCGTCAGAAATGGAAACTTTCTTTGTAGGCCGTTGTGCGTTGATAGttcctaattttttttcttggtttaggtatcgtagcactttcgtttttatttggtaattattgaccAATCATAGAAACACGGAATGCAGAGTGATGAGAAAACCAACCCAGTCCTAACTCCTAAGCTAGTAAACATGGAGAGGACAACTCCAGCACAAACACCTCAGGCAGTTTGTCAAAAAAAGGAAACGCAGGTGACTAACTTGCAACGTGGTTCTGCTCACTCTTCCAGATGGTCTAAAAGAAGCATAAAACAAGTTGACGTCAGTCAACGCTCAAATCCTGCTTTCTAAAAACCATGTTCTCTTGATTAGGCAGCTAACAGAATGATTAGGCAGCGCACTAGCACTAATGCGGAGGAACTTTCGATTCCATAAAAAGCAACAATGGAACCTGAGCTGAGACAATGCATCTAGCCATCTGCGCATTTCAGcgactctccctccctcccccctCTCTCATTCTCTCAGCCAGCCACTACGCCGCCACAAAATAACCTGAGAGACATCAGCGGCCATGCAGCTCCTACTCTTAACAACCAGGCGTCCACTGCAGCTGCTCCTACTGATCTCCGCCATGGCCATAACCAGTGCAGCTGCAGCCTTGTATCCATCATCAGGCCATGGCACATGGCCTAACGACGAGAGAGCTCTTGTGGCTTTCAAGGCGAAGATCTCCGGCCACTCCGGCGTGCTGGACTCGTGGAACCAGAGCACCAGCTACTGCAGCTGGGAGGGAGTCACCTGTGGTAGGAGGCACCGGTGGAGGGTGGTAGGCCTGAATCTCAGCTCCCAGGACCTCGCCGGCACCATCTCCCCTGCCATCGGCAATCTCACCTTCCTGCGCTTACTCGACTTGCGCTACAACAGCCTTCAAGGCGAGATCCCTGCCAGCATTGGCTACCTCAGGCGTCTCCGACGCCTTTACATGGGCGATAACATGCTCACTGGTGTCATCCCAAGTAACATCAGCCGCTGCATCAGCCTCCGTGAGATTGTCATCCAAGACAACAAAGGCCTGCAGGGAAGCATCCCAGCCGAGATTGGCAACCTGCCAGCACTCTCAGTTCTTGCGCTGGACAACAACAGCATTACCGGAACCATCCCGTCATCTCTTGGGAATCTTTCCCAGCTGGCCGTGTTGTCCTTGGCAAGGAACTTCCTCGAGGGACCAATCCCTGCAACCATCGGCAACATTCCATATCTCACCTGGCTTCAGCTCTCTGCTAATGACCTCTCTGGCTTGCTCCCTCCTTCCCTATACAACCTATCATTTCTTCAGGACTTTTTTGTGGCTAGCAACAAGTTGCATGGCCGTCTACCAACTGACCTGGGGAAAAATCTTCCAAGCATCCAACAGCTTGAGATTGGAGGAAACAGATTTACTGGAGCTCTTCCACTGTCCCTAACCAACCTCTCCAGGCTCCAGATTCTTGACTTGGTTAGTAATAACTTTACTGGAGTTGTTCCTGCTGAATTGGGCAGATTGCAACAACTTGAAGCATTAGGTCTGGATGAGAACATGTTAGAGGCAAACAACGAGGAAGGGTGGGAATTTATTGATTCTCTGGTGAATTGTACCAGATTGTGGCACCTGTCCTTTGGATCAAATAGATTTTCAGGGAAGCTGCCAGGTCCGTTGGTTAATCTGTCTACTAATCTCCAGTGGCTGCAGATTCGCACCAACAACATATCCGGTGGCATCCCATCAGATATTGGAAATTTGGCAGGTCTTCAGGTACTTGATTTTGAAGAAAACTTACTCACTGGGGTCATTCCTGACAGCATCGGGAAGCTTACACAATTGCAGCAGCTAGCCATCAATTCAAACTACCTCTCAGGACATCTGCCATCCTCCATCGGAAACCTTTCTACTCTACTTCAACTTTATGCAGGCAACAACACCTTGGAGGGGCCAATTCCACCAAGCATTGGAAACTTGAACAAACTTTTAGCTCTACATTTGCCAAATAACAACCTTACTGGCATGATTCCTAACAAAATTATGGAGCTGCCGTCGATCTCAAAGGTTTTCGATCTGTCCAACAACATGCTAGAGGGACCACTTCCATTAGAAGTCGGTAGGTTGGTAAATCTCGGACGGCTCTTCCTATCAGGAAACAAATTGGCAGGTGAGATACCTGATACTTTTGGAAACTGCAGGGCCATGGAAATCCTCTTAATGGATGGCAATTCATTCCAAGGAAGCATACCTGCTACTTTCAAGAACATGGTAGGCTTGACTATACTTAATTTGACGGACAACAAACTGAATGGAAGCATCCCTGGCAACCTGGCTACCCTTACCAACCTACAAGAGTTGTATCTTGGCCACAATAATTTATCTGGAACAATCCCAGAGCTTTTAGGTAATTCAACATCACTGCTTCGCCTAGATCTGTCCTACAACAATTTGCAAGGTGAAATACCAAAACGAGGAGTTTACAAAAATTTGACTGGAATATCAATTGTTGGTAACAATGCGTTATGCGGGGGGATACCACAGCTCCATCTACCAAAATGCCCAAGCTCTTGTGCAAGAAAGAATAGGAAAGGCATACGCAAGTTTCTTAGAATAGCAATCCCAACAATAGGATGTCTTGTCTTAGTTTTTCTGGTTTGGGCTGGATTTCACCACAGAAAGTCCAAGACAGCACCGAAGAAAGATTTGCCACCACAATTTGCAGAGATAGAGCTTCCAATAGTTCCATACAATGATATACTGAAAGGAACAGATGAATTTTCTGAAGCAAATGTGCTTGGAAAGGGAAGATATGGTACAGTATATAAGGGCACCCTAGAAAATCAAGCCATTGTTGTAGCTGTTAAGGTATTCAATCTCCAGCTATCAGGATCATATAAAAGTTTCCAGGCGGAATGTGAGGCACTAAGGAGAGTAAAGCACCGATGCCTTGTAAAAATCATCACATGTTGTTCAAGCATCGACCACCAAGGCCAGGACTTTAGAGCACTAGTCTTTGAGTTGATGCCTAATGGAAGCTTAGATAGATGGATCCACTCAAATTTAGAAGGCCAAAATGGACAAGGAGCACTCAGCTTGTCACATAGGTTGGATATCGCTGTGGACATTATGGATGCTTTGGACTATCTTCATAACGGTTGCCAGCCATTGATCATCCATTGCGATCTCAAGCCAAGTAACATTCTTCTCAATCAGGACATGAGGGCTCGTGTTGGGGATTTTGGAATTGCTAGAGTTctagatgaagcaacaagcaaaCATCCTGTGAATTCTGGGAGCACATTAGGAATAAGAGGTTCCATCGGTTATATTGCTCCAGGTAACTCTAATTTGTTTGTTCTGTTCCCCATGTGCTTCACATGATATCATCTAAATTAAGTATCCCTATGCCAATCTAATATTGTACATACCTACATGTGTTCATATTTTAATTCAATGCAGAATATGGAGAAGGTCTTGCAGTATCGACTTGTGGTGACATGTTTAGTCTTGGTATCACCTTGCTAGAGATGTTCACAGCAAAGAGGCCAACA encodes:
- the LOC8078428 gene encoding probable LRR receptor-like serine/threonine-protein kinase At3g47570; this translates as MQLLLLTTRRPLQLLLLISAMAITSAAAALYPSSGHGTWPNDERALVAFKAKISGHSGVLDSWNQSTSYCSWEGVTCGRRHRWRVVGLNLSSQDLAGTISPAIGNLTFLRLLDLRYNSLQGEIPASIGYLRRLRRLYMGDNMLTGVIPSNISRCISLREIVIQDNKGLQGSIPAEIGNLPALSVLALDNNSITGTIPSSLGNLSQLAVLSLARNFLEGPIPATIGNIPYLTWLQLSANDLSGLLPPSLYNLSFLQDFFVASNKLHGRLPTDLGKNLPSIQQLEIGGNRFTGALPLSLTNLSRLQILDLVSNNFTGVVPAELGRLQQLEALGLDENMLEANNEEGWEFIDSLVNCTRLWHLSFGSNRFSGKLPGPLVNLSTNLQWLQIRTNNISGGIPSDIGNLAGLQVLDFEENLLTGVIPDSIGKLTQLQQLAINSNYLSGHLPSSIGNLSTLLQLYAGNNTLEGPIPPSIGNLNKLLALHLPNNNLTGMIPNKIMELPSISKVFDLSNNMLEGPLPLEVGRLVNLGRLFLSGNKLAGEIPDTFGNCRAMEILLMDGNSFQGSIPATFKNMVGLTILNLTDNKLNGSIPGNLATLTNLQELYLGHNNLSGTIPELLGNSTSLLRLDLSYNNLQGEIPKRGVYKNLTGISIVGNNALCGGIPQLHLPKCPSSCARKNRKGIRKFLRIAIPTIGCLVLVFLVWAGFHHRKSKTAPKKDLPPQFAEIELPIVPYNDILKGTDEFSEANVLGKGRYGTVYKGTLENQAIVVAVKVFNLQLSGSYKSFQAECEALRRVKHRCLVKIITCCSSIDHQGQDFRALVFELMPNGSLDRWIHSNLEGQNGQGALSLSHRLDIAVDIMDALDYLHNGCQPLIIHCDLKPSNILLNQDMRARVGDFGIARVLDEATSKHPVNSGSTLGIRGSIGYIAPEYGEGLAVSTCGDMFSLGITLLEMFTAKRPTDDMFRDGLSLHGYAEAALPDKVMEIADSNLWMLDEASNSNDTRHITRTRKCLSAIIQLDVLCSKQLPSERLSISDATAEMHAIRDKYVSAQ